A single region of the Changchengzhania lutea genome encodes:
- a CDS encoding aspartate-semialdehyde dehydrogenase has translation MKVAVIGATGMVGEVMLKVLEERNFPLTELILVASERSVGKKLSYKNKEYTIIGLQEAVTLKPHIAIFSAGGDTSLEWAPKFAEVGTTVIDNSSAWRMDPTKKLVVPEINAHQLTKADKIIANPNCSTIQLVMALAPLHKKYKMKRVVISTYQSVSGTGVKAVKQLENEIAGIKGEMAYPYPIGRNALPHCDVFLDNGYTKEEMKLAREPQKIFDDKTFSVTATAVRIPTAGGHSESVNVEFENDFNLSDVRKMLHETPGVVVQDNTDTNTYPMPIYAHGKDDVFVGRIRRDETQPNTLNMWIVADNLRKGAATNAVQIGEYLIENGLV, from the coding sequence ATGAAAGTAGCTGTTATTGGTGCCACAGGTATGGTAGGCGAAGTAATGCTTAAAGTATTGGAAGAACGGAATTTTCCTTTAACAGAATTGATACTCGTCGCCTCTGAACGATCTGTTGGAAAAAAACTTTCCTATAAAAATAAAGAGTATACCATTATCGGTTTACAGGAAGCAGTCACTTTAAAACCACATATTGCTATCTTTTCTGCAGGCGGGGATACCTCATTAGAATGGGCCCCTAAATTTGCCGAGGTTGGTACCACGGTCATAGATAATTCATCTGCGTGGCGCATGGATCCGACCAAAAAACTAGTGGTTCCTGAGATTAATGCGCATCAATTAACAAAAGCCGATAAAATTATCGCTAACCCAAATTGTTCTACCATTCAATTGGTTATGGCTTTAGCACCACTTCATAAAAAATACAAAATGAAGCGTGTGGTAATCTCGACATATCAGTCGGTTTCTGGAACCGGTGTTAAGGCGGTAAAGCAACTGGAAAATGAAATTGCAGGGATTAAAGGAGAAATGGCTTATCCTTATCCAATAGGCAGAAACGCACTCCCACATTGTGATGTGTTTTTAGATAACGGCTATACGAAGGAAGAAATGAAACTTGCCAGAGAACCTCAAAAAATATTTGATGATAAGACCTTTTCTGTAACCGCTACAGCTGTTAGAATTCCTACAGCTGGTGGCCATTCAGAATCTGTAAATGTTGAATTTGAAAATGATTTTAATCTTTCTGATGTTCGCAAAATGCTTCATGAAACACCTGGTGTTGTCGTTCAGGATAATACGGATACCAATACTTACCCTATGCCCATTTATGCCCATGGTAAAGATGATGTATTTGTTGGGCGCATCAGACGAGACGAGACGCAACCAAATACTTTAAACATGTGGATTGTTGCAGACAACCTACGTAAAGGCGCTGCCACAAATGCCGTTCAAATAGGTGAATATTTAATTGAAAATGGTCTAGTTTAG
- the mscL gene encoding large conductance mechanosensitive channel protein MscL: MFKEFKKFILTGNVIDLAVAVILAGAVGLVVKGFVTDIMMPIIGNFTGGVDFADLKYILSPATVGTDGAIIKPENAVMYGNWVNSIINLIIVGFVLFMIIKAYNKTKKPKEEAPAAPVGPTQEELLIEIRDLLKK, translated from the coding sequence ATGTTTAAAGAGTTTAAAAAGTTTATTCTAACTGGTAACGTCATTGATTTGGCCGTCGCCGTAATTTTGGCAGGCGCTGTAGGCTTGGTAGTGAAAGGATTTGTAACAGATATCATGATGCCCATTATCGGTAACTTTACTGGTGGTGTGGACTTTGCCGATTTAAAATACATTCTCTCTCCAGCAACGGTAGGTACAGATGGCGCCATTATTAAACCTGAAAACGCCGTCATGTATGGAAATTGGGTTAATTCCATTATTAATTTAATAATTGTTGGCTTTGTTTTATTCATGATTATAAAGGCTTATAACAAAACTAAAAAGCCAAAAGAAGAAGCCCCAGCTGCACCAGTGGGTCCCACACAGGAAGAGCTTCTTATTGAAATAAGAGATTTGTTAAAAAAATAA
- the alr gene encoding alanine racemase — protein sequence MPKVQETVLEIDLKALKHNFEYLKSKLASQTKFLAVVKAFAYGSDAATIARYLQDLKVDYFAVAYSNEGIALRKAGITTPILVLHPQAVSFKALIDYNLEPSLYSFKILQEFIDIASAENQKHYPVHIKFNTGLNRLGFNKDDVKTVLSTLKKKTSVKVESLFSHLAASEDLEEKTFTINQINAFKSIANEFTEALGYRPMLHMTNTSGILNYPEAHFDMVRSGIGLYGYGNSVEENKNFKPVASLKTIISQIHHIKKGESVGYNRAFKSESIIKTATLPIGHADGIGRQYGQGKGYVFIKNQKAPIVGNVCMDMIMVDVTTIECQEGDEVVVFGNTHSAEAFAETANTISYEIVTAISQRVKRIFI from the coding sequence ATGCCCAAAGTGCAAGAAACTGTTCTTGAAATTGATTTAAAAGCACTCAAACATAATTTTGAGTATCTCAAATCAAAACTCGCTTCTCAAACTAAATTTTTAGCGGTCGTAAAAGCCTTTGCTTATGGAAGTGACGCCGCAACCATTGCCCGTTATTTACAAGACTTAAAGGTCGATTATTTTGCGGTGGCCTATAGTAATGAAGGTATCGCATTGCGGAAAGCAGGAATCACAACACCTATTTTAGTACTCCATCCACAAGCTGTAAGTTTTAAAGCATTAATTGATTATAATTTAGAACCCAGTTTATACAGCTTTAAAATATTGCAAGAGTTTATTGATATCGCTTCCGCTGAAAATCAAAAACATTATCCTGTTCATATAAAATTTAATACGGGTTTAAACCGATTAGGTTTTAATAAAGATGATGTAAAAACCGTGTTATCTACTTTGAAAAAGAAAACCTCAGTTAAAGTTGAATCGCTATTTTCCCATCTAGCCGCTAGTGAAGATTTAGAGGAAAAGACATTCACCATAAATCAGATCAACGCGTTTAAAAGCATTGCGAATGAATTTACAGAAGCCTTAGGGTATAGACCTATGCTTCACATGACTAATACCTCTGGAATATTAAATTATCCGGAAGCGCATTTTGACATGGTTAGAAGCGGCATTGGTTTATATGGCTATGGAAATTCAGTAGAAGAAAACAAAAACTTCAAACCGGTAGCCTCATTAAAAACCATTATTTCCCAAATTCATCACATTAAAAAAGGGGAGTCCGTTGGTTATAATAGAGCTTTTAAAAGCGAGTCCATTATAAAAACGGCCACATTGCCTATTGGTCATGCTGATGGGATTGGCAGGCAATATGGCCAAGGTAAAGGTTATGTGTTCATCAAAAATCAGAAAGCGCCCATAGTGGGTAACGTTTGCATGGATATGATTATGGTTGATGTGACCACTATTGAATGCCAAGAAGGCGATGAAGTTGTTGTTTTTGGCAACACCCATTCGGCAGAAGCCTTTGCTGAAACAGCGAATACCATCTCCTATGAAATTGTAACGGCCATTTCCCAACGGGTCAAACGCATTTTTATCTAA
- a CDS encoding thymidine kinase — translation MFLENTVNHKEQFGWIEVICGSMFSGKTEELIRRLRRAQFARQKVEIFKPAMDVRYNEDMVVSHDANEIRSTPVPAAANIPILADGCDVVGIDEAQFFDDEIVRVCNDLANKGVRVIVAGLDMDFKGNPFGPMPYLMATADYVTKVHAVCTRTGNLAQYSYRKAKSDNLVLLGEVDEYEPLSRAAFYKAMMRDKVRNMKVNDAEEITSQSKKI, via the coding sequence ATGTTTCTCGAAAATACTGTAAATCATAAAGAACAATTTGGGTGGATTGAAGTTATCTGTGGCTCCATGTTTTCTGGAAAAACAGAAGAATTAATCAGAAGGCTCAGACGTGCCCAATTTGCTCGACAAAAAGTTGAGATTTTTAAACCCGCTATGGATGTGCGTTATAATGAAGACATGGTGGTTTCTCACGATGCCAATGAAATTCGATCTACCCCCGTTCCGGCAGCTGCCAATATTCCTATTTTAGCCGATGGCTGTGATGTGGTTGGTATAGATGAAGCGCAATTTTTTGATGATGAGATTGTTCGAGTGTGTAATGATTTAGCAAACAAAGGCGTTCGTGTAATTGTGGCTGGACTTGATATGGACTTTAAAGGTAACCCGTTTGGACCTATGCCTTATTTAATGGCCACCGCAGATTATGTGACCAAGGTTCATGCGGTATGTACAAGAACAGGAAATTTAGCGCAATACAGTTACAGAAAAGCGAAAAGTGATAACCTTGTGCTTTTAGGTGAAGTCGATGAATATGAGCCCTTAAGTAGAGCAGCGTTTTACAAAGCCATGATGCGCGATAAAGTTAGGAATATGAAGGTTAACGACGCCGAAGAAATCACATCCCAATCAAAAAAAATCTAA
- the rsmI gene encoding 16S rRNA (cytidine(1402)-2'-O)-methyltransferase, whose translation MGKLYMVPTPIGNLKDITFRAVEVLKDVDLILAEDTRTSGKLLKHFEISTHMQSHHMHNEHKTVAQIINKLKSGATIALISDAGTPAISDPGFLLTRACIENNIEVDCLPGATAFVPALVNSGLPNDKFVFEGFLPVKKGRQTRLLLLAEETRTIIFYESPHKLVKTLGHFCEYFGEDRLVSVSRELTKLYEETVRGTAKQVLDHYTNKPPKGEIVIVVGGKK comes from the coding sequence ATGGGCAAACTTTATATGGTACCCACACCTATTGGTAATTTAAAAGATATCACGTTTAGAGCTGTTGAGGTTTTAAAGGACGTCGATTTAATTTTAGCTGAAGACACCCGAACTTCTGGGAAACTATTAAAACATTTTGAAATTTCAACCCACATGCAGTCGCACCATATGCATAATGAGCACAAAACGGTTGCACAGATTATAAATAAATTAAAAAGCGGTGCCACCATAGCACTTATTAGCGATGCTGGAACGCCTGCTATTTCAGACCCAGGTTTTTTGTTAACTCGTGCTTGTATTGAGAACAACATTGAAGTAGATTGTTTACCTGGAGCTACGGCTTTTGTTCCCGCTTTAGTAAATTCTGGATTGCCAAACGATAAGTTTGTGTTCGAAGGTTTTTTGCCCGTTAAAAAAGGAAGACAAACCCGGTTACTCCTTTTAGCTGAAGAAACCAGAACCATCATTTTTTATGAAAGTCCACATAAACTCGTAAAAACCCTAGGGCATTTTTGCGAGTATTTTGGTGAAGATCGGTTAGTTTCCGTTTCTAGAGAACTTACCAAATTATACGAGGAAACCGTTAGAGGAACTGCAAAACAAGTTTTAGATCACTATACCAATAAACCACCTAAAGGCGAGATTGTTATAGTGGTAGGCGGTAAAAAATAA
- a CDS encoding aldo/keto reductase: MEYRILGKTGLNISEISLGTWQVGGKWGSEFNFENAEKILNTAIDNGINFIDTADVYSDGLSEKTVGKVVRSRSEEVFIATKCGRFLDPHTNEAYTTAALRKFVEDSLSNLGVERIDLMQLHCPPTEVYYRPEIFGLFDDLIKEGKIRNYGVSVQKVEEALKAIEFEGVSAVQIVFNMFRQRPTELFFKEAKKKHVGIIARVPLASGLLTGKFSNSTTFKKDDHRFFNREGEVFDKGETFSGIDYHLGLQAVDELRQVFDENESLVHKALQWILTFNEVSCVIPGASSSEQLLSNIDTYKTKPITEGDLQKVKVIYEKYIKKEVHHLW; the protein is encoded by the coding sequence ATGGAGTATAGAATATTAGGGAAAACAGGTTTAAACATATCAGAAATAAGTTTAGGAACCTGGCAAGTAGGAGGAAAATGGGGAAGTGAATTTAATTTCGAAAATGCAGAAAAAATTTTAAACACGGCCATTGACAATGGCATAAATTTTATTGATACAGCCGATGTTTATAGTGATGGGTTAAGCGAGAAAACGGTTGGTAAAGTTGTACGATCTAGATCTGAAGAAGTCTTTATTGCTACAAAATGTGGACGGTTTTTGGACCCGCACACAAATGAAGCTTATACAACTGCTGCACTACGGAAGTTTGTTGAAGACAGTTTGTCCAATCTTGGAGTAGAAAGGATTGATTTAATGCAATTACATTGTCCGCCTACAGAAGTGTATTATCGCCCTGAGATTTTTGGCCTTTTCGACGACTTGATCAAAGAGGGAAAAATTAGAAACTATGGTGTCAGCGTTCAAAAAGTGGAAGAAGCGTTAAAGGCCATAGAGTTTGAAGGCGTAAGTGCGGTTCAAATAGTATTTAATATGTTTAGACAACGGCCAACAGAGTTGTTTTTTAAGGAAGCTAAAAAGAAACATGTTGGCATAATTGCCCGTGTGCCCTTAGCAAGTGGTTTATTAACAGGGAAATTCAGTAATTCAACCACTTTCAAAAAAGACGATCATCGGTTTTTTAATAGAGAAGGTGAAGTCTTTGATAAAGGTGAAACCTTCTCAGGAATAGATTACCATTTAGGTCTACAAGCAGTAGACGAGCTGAGACAGGTTTTTGACGAAAATGAAAGTTTAGTCCATAAAGCGTTACAATGGATTTTAACCTTTAATGAGGTAAGCTGTGTTATACCTGGGGCATCAAGTTCAGAACAATTACTGTCTAATATTGATACTTATAAAACCAAACCGATAACCGAGGGAGATTTACAAAAAGTGAAAGTGATTTATGAGAAATATATAAAAAAAGAAGTCCATCATTTATGGTAA
- a CDS encoding ATP-binding protein, whose protein sequence is MEDFVVLQEQFLENISCEQRYLINVIDWSNRLIGIKGARGAGKTTLLLQCIKYKLDEKAEALYVSLDSLYFLENTLISLAKDFVLQGGTHLFLDEVHKYPNWSRELKLIYDQFPKLKTVFTSSSILEIYKGESDLSRRVVTYHLKELSFREFLYFEKNVVLPKVGFSELLANHKEIARKVKIETDTVIKYFRDYLKYGAYPYYLENKESYLQKLNQTITLILEVDLNAVENVTYQDSRKIKKLLLAIAQSAPFTPNIKKLSERLGVQRAFLINALRLLNRADLVMELYKPTKGIGAFTKPEKLYLNNSNLVYALDNKNAEIGTLRETFFANQMKHIHEIHLAEKGDFLIDRTYTFEIGGKGKTSKQIQGVKNSFVIRDDMEVGSLNVVPLYLFGFLY, encoded by the coding sequence ATGGAAGATTTTGTTGTATTACAAGAACAATTTTTAGAGAATATTTCCTGCGAACAACGCTACTTAATAAATGTAATAGACTGGTCAAATAGGTTAATTGGAATAAAAGGCGCAAGAGGTGCAGGCAAAACCACACTGTTATTACAATGTATAAAATATAAACTAGATGAAAAAGCGGAAGCGCTTTACGTTTCATTGGATAGTCTATACTTTTTAGAAAATACATTAATTTCTTTAGCTAAAGACTTTGTGTTGCAGGGAGGAACGCATTTGTTTTTAGATGAAGTTCATAAATACCCTAATTGGTCTAGGGAATTAAAGTTAATTTACGACCAATTTCCAAAATTAAAAACAGTATTCACATCATCTTCAATTTTAGAAATTTACAAAGGTGAATCTGATTTAAGTAGAAGGGTTGTTACTTATCACCTAAAAGAATTATCATTTAGAGAATTTCTTTATTTTGAGAAAAACGTGGTACTGCCCAAAGTAGGATTTTCAGAGCTTCTTGCAAATCATAAGGAGATTGCTAGAAAAGTAAAAATAGAAACAGATACTGTGATTAAGTATTTTAGGGATTATTTGAAATATGGGGCATATCCATACTATTTAGAGAACAAAGAAAGCTATTTGCAAAAATTAAATCAAACCATAACATTAATTTTAGAGGTTGATTTAAATGCAGTAGAAAATGTAACCTATCAAGACAGTAGAAAAATTAAAAAATTATTGTTGGCAATTGCCCAAAGTGCTCCATTTACTCCAAATATTAAAAAACTAAGTGAGCGATTAGGAGTGCAACGTGCTTTTTTAATTAACGCTTTACGACTTTTAAATAGAGCAGATTTAGTCATGGAATTGTATAAACCAACAAAAGGTATTGGTGCGTTTACAAAACCAGAAAAGCTTTACCTTAACAATTCTAATCTAGTATATGCTTTAGATAATAAAAACGCAGAAATTGGAACTTTGAGAGAAACTTTTTTTGCAAATCAAATGAAACATATACATGAGATTCATCTTGCCGAAAAAGGAGACTTTTTAATTGATAGAACTTATACTTTTGAAATTGGAGGTAAAGGAAAAACATCAAAACAAATACAAGGTGTAAAAAATAGTTTTGTAATTAGGGACGATATGGAAGTTGGAAGCCTTAATGTTGTTCCCCTTTATTTATTTGGGTTCTTATATTAG
- a CDS encoding uracil-DNA glycosylase family protein, with amino-acid sequence MKNLLQDIKQCTICKDYLVLGPRPVVSAHPNSKIVIIGQAPGTKVHDSGIPWDDASGRQLRKWLNVTDEEFYDETKFAIIPMGFCYPGKGKTGDLPPRPECAPQWHQQLFDLMPNIELVILIGMYAQKYYLGKNAKKTLTETVANYKDYLPKYLPLPHPSPRNRFWLTKNPWFEVEVLPELRFRIKGLI; translated from the coding sequence GTGAAAAATCTCCTCCAAGACATAAAACAATGTACCATTTGTAAAGATTATTTGGTTTTAGGTCCACGCCCTGTAGTGTCGGCACACCCAAATTCCAAAATCGTTATTATTGGTCAAGCTCCAGGAACAAAAGTGCATGATTCAGGAATTCCTTGGGACGATGCTAGTGGTAGGCAATTACGAAAATGGTTAAACGTAACAGATGAAGAATTTTATGATGAAACCAAATTTGCCATTATACCTATGGGGTTTTGTTATCCTGGAAAAGGAAAAACAGGCGATTTACCACCACGACCAGAATGTGCACCACAATGGCATCAACAACTATTTGATTTGATGCCAAATATTGAATTGGTCATTTTAATTGGGATGTATGCCCAAAAATATTATTTGGGGAAAAATGCTAAGAAAACCTTAACCGAAACAGTAGCGAATTATAAAGATTACTTGCCAAAATATTTACCATTACCACATCCATCACCTAGAAATAGATTTTGGTTGACTAAGAATCCTTGGTTTGAGGTTGAGGTGTTGCCTGAGTTACGTTTTAGGATAAAAGGCTTAATTTAA
- a CDS encoding family 16 glycosylhydrolase, whose translation MKNFTKKGIKNCFNLILLAFGTLYSFAQCPNIVWADEFSGTSLDQTKWNYQIGDGCAEGICGWGNNELQSYQEGNVTVSNGTLKIKAQKERIKGSQYTSGRINSKAKGDFTYGRFEASIKLPAGDGLWPAFWMLSTNEPYGGWPQSGEIDIMEFVASDQNTILGYMHYGDPYPNNQSQGNTYSLTNGTFPEAFHEFAIEWEPGEIRWFMDGILYSTKRTEDVSPFNWPFDQDFHFLLNVAVGGNLGGAVNDSMLPATMEVDYVRVYDGFKSYISGNTVVLNQSKGETYAIGNLANNVSVSWSVPVGATIVSGQGSNTISVDFGNTSGTVSASFDDGCQTQALNLFVEVEPPFNRALSFENFDETPTASLALTTGTLTEVANPAANTINNSALSGKYDRNGGEQYDLVVYDVTNITDASQYVNKDKKFALDVYTTAPIGTDIILQLETADATSSNYPTGRHSRYIATIAENNNWQRLFFTLLNRPDGTAADTDVQTMVLLFNPNSLTSDTYYYDNFDSYDAGTGTVSNVAPTVSITSPTDGSSFDEGTSITVTADAADSDGSISQVEFFVNGSSIGVDFSQPYSMAYVVPSGTSSLTAVATDNESLGTTSQTIGITGQTLGDPTSVHVNSIVTGTLSAGKGANYGTATVHIVDDLGNNISSATVTGTFSGSFNEQATGTTDTNGIVVLQTQASAKGGVTVNLCVDNVSYALLPYDPTSNTVSCSSVAAKMVSKNKKAVDELNSELKFSIYPNPVNDVLNFRLDDFATKIKIYVYNSLGKTVLTKEFNDNKGEVNVAFLTRGIYFVKAEDELAQIKIMKIVKH comes from the coding sequence ATGAAGAATTTTACAAAAAAAGGCATCAAAAATTGCTTTAATCTTATTTTATTAGCATTTGGAACTCTGTATAGTTTTGCACAATGCCCAAATATTGTTTGGGCTGATGAATTTTCAGGAACCTCACTTGACCAAACAAAATGGAACTATCAAATTGGCGATGGTTGTGCTGAAGGAATCTGCGGATGGGGCAATAATGAATTACAGTCTTACCAGGAAGGCAATGTTACAGTTAGCAACGGAACTTTAAAAATTAAGGCTCAAAAGGAGCGAATTAAGGGATCTCAATACACCTCTGGGAGAATCAATTCGAAAGCAAAAGGAGACTTTACCTATGGGCGCTTTGAAGCTTCTATTAAGCTTCCGGCAGGCGATGGTCTATGGCCCGCTTTCTGGATGCTATCAACCAACGAGCCTTATGGCGGGTGGCCGCAAAGTGGTGAAATTGATATTATGGAGTTTGTGGCCTCCGATCAAAATACCATTTTAGGCTATATGCATTATGGCGATCCGTATCCAAACAATCAATCCCAAGGAAATACCTATTCACTTACTAATGGTACGTTCCCAGAGGCATTTCATGAATTTGCTATTGAGTGGGAACCAGGCGAGATCAGATGGTTTATGGATGGTATTCTATACTCAACAAAAAGAACTGAAGACGTCTCGCCATTTAACTGGCCTTTTGATCAGGATTTTCATTTCCTATTAAATGTTGCTGTTGGGGGCAATTTAGGTGGTGCTGTAAATGACAGCATGTTGCCCGCCACTATGGAAGTTGATTATGTACGCGTTTATGATGGATTCAAATCATATATCAGTGGAAACACGGTAGTTTTAAACCAATCCAAAGGTGAGACCTATGCTATTGGAAATTTAGCCAATAATGTAAGTGTAAGCTGGTCGGTACCAGTAGGAGCAACTATTGTTAGCGGACAAGGTAGTAACACGATTTCCGTTGATTTCGGAAATACTTCAGGAACGGTCTCGGCTTCTTTCGATGATGGATGTCAAACCCAAGCGCTAAATCTTTTTGTAGAGGTTGAACCCCCTTTTAACAGAGCACTCTCATTTGAGAATTTTGATGAAACACCTACCGCAAGCTTAGCTTTAACAACAGGCACCCTTACCGAAGTAGCAAATCCAGCAGCCAATACTATAAATAATAGCGCCCTCTCTGGAAAATATGACAGAAACGGAGGTGAACAATATGACTTGGTTGTGTATGATGTAACCAACATTACTGATGCCTCTCAATACGTAAATAAGGATAAGAAATTTGCTCTAGATGTTTATACGACCGCACCTATTGGTACCGATATAATTTTACAACTAGAAACTGCTGATGCCACATCGAGTAATTACCCAACGGGAAGGCATAGTCGATATATAGCGACAATTGCAGAAAATAATAATTGGCAACGTTTATTTTTTACCTTATTAAATAGACCTGATGGAACTGCAGCTGATACTGATGTTCAAACCATGGTTTTGTTATTCAACCCTAACAGTTTAACCAGTGATACTTATTATTATGACAATTTTGACAGTTATGATGCTGGTACGGGTACGGTTTCAAATGTAGCACCAACAGTTAGTATTACAAGCCCTACTGATGGATCCAGTTTTGATGAAGGAACAAGCATTACCGTAACGGCTGATGCAGCCGATTCAGACGGATCTATAAGTCAGGTTGAATTTTTCGTAAACGGGAGTTCAATAGGTGTTGATTTTTCTCAACCATATTCAATGGCTTATGTCGTTCCATCAGGCACTTCTTCATTAACAGCTGTCGCAACAGATAATGAAAGTTTAGGCACAACATCGCAAACTATCGGAATTACAGGGCAAACATTAGGAGATCCAACAAGCGTACATGTTAATAGTATAGTCACAGGTACTTTAAGCGCAGGTAAGGGAGCAAACTATGGAACTGCAACTGTACATATAGTTGACGACCTTGGTAACAATATTTCGAGTGCTACCGTAACAGGAACATTCAGTGGGAGCTTTAACGAACAGGCCACGGGAACTACAGACACAAATGGTATCGTGGTATTGCAAACGCAAGCTAGTGCTAAAGGTGGCGTTACCGTAAATTTATGTGTGGATAATGTTTCATATGCCCTTTTGCCGTATGACCCAACTAGTAATACTGTAAGTTGCTCAAGTGTAGCTGCAAAAATGGTTTCGAAAAATAAAAAAGCGGTTGATGAACTAAATAGTGAGCTTAAATTTTCTATATACCCAAACCCAGTTAATGATGTACTTAATTTTAGATTAGATGACTTTGCTACGAAAATTAAAATTTATGTTTATAATAGTTTGGGAAAGACTGTTTTAACAAAAGAATTCAATGATAATAAAGGTGAGGTAAATGTGGCTTTTTTAACTAGAGGAATATATTTTGTAAAAGCAGAAGATGAATTAGCTCAAATTAAAATAATGAAAATAGTAAAACACTAA
- a CDS encoding carboxymuconolactone decarboxylase family protein, with amino-acid sequence MPLVTPLSADHDAETKELAAFFNETLGFCPNSVLTMQRRPAISKAFINLNKAVMANDGRVTSALKRMIAWVSSNATGCRYCQAHAIRAAERYGAEQEQLDNIWEYRTHPAFNEAERTALDFSLQASQVPNGVDEIIKKRLYEHWNEGEIVEMLGVISLFGYLNRWNDSMGTSVEEGAIESGEQYLGKHGWEKGKHA; translated from the coding sequence ATGCCTTTAGTAACACCATTATCTGCGGACCACGATGCTGAAACAAAAGAACTTGCAGCATTTTTTAACGAAACGCTTGGGTTTTGTCCAAACTCGGTACTTACCATGCAACGCCGACCTGCCATTAGTAAGGCCTTTATAAATTTGAATAAAGCAGTTATGGCCAATGATGGACGTGTGACCTCGGCTTTAAAGCGCATGATTGCTTGGGTATCCAGTAACGCAACGGGATGTCGGTATTGTCAAGCCCATGCCATTCGCGCGGCAGAACGCTATGGCGCAGAACAGGAACAATTGGATAATATTTGGGAATATAGAACACATCCAGCTTTTAATGAAGCCGAACGTACGGCATTGGATTTTAGTTTACAAGCCTCTCAAGTCCCCAATGGGGTTGATGAGATTATAAAAAAACGTTTATACGAACACTGGAATGAAGGCGAAATTGTAGAAATGTTAGGTGTGATTTCGTTATTTGGATATTTAAACCGTTGGAATGATAGTATGGGAACTTCCGTTGAAGAAGGCGCTATTGAGAGTGGTGAACAATACCTTGGTAAACATGGTTGGGAGAAGGGGAAGCATGCATAA